One genomic window of Gossypium hirsutum isolate 1008001.06 chromosome D11, Gossypium_hirsutum_v2.1, whole genome shotgun sequence includes the following:
- the LOC121223497 gene encoding disease resistance protein RPV1, with protein MLSLPSTSSYISRKKYDVFLSFRGEDTRKNFTDHLYAALKRSGIVTFRDDPKLEAGEDIAPELFKAIQQSWCSVIVFSQTYAFSSWCLEELAEIVKQHNNDGHKVFPIFYDVDPSDLRKQKGKVEEAFARHEERYKEESEKIQRWRNALIQVAAVKGWHLNNRHESEFIGDIVKKISAKLCQTYPVTHSDLVGISERLEDLYLKINIGEDDVRVLGICGMGGIGKTTLARVAYTQMSPHFEGKSFIADIREVSDKCGLVSLQKQLLSQIFHGECFNFFDVHEGSDIISHRLSHKKVLVVLDNVDNIQHLKCLVGRHDWFGLGSRIVVTTREEHLLRSWPVDDMYEPTTLNPKDALQLFSLKAFHSDTVQKDDFIELSEHVVNYAGGLPLALEVLGSFLCGRDATQWRSAIERLKRDSNKEILDKLRISFDGLEEKEKNIFLDIACFFNGEEKDFVIKVLDGCEFFPDIGIDVLVKKSLLKVDEHNKYLKMHDLLQEMGRTIVKEKCVDEPGKRCRLWEERDVHHVLTKNTATKMIEGIIIDNKRESNKTLNLSVDTFLKMKKLRLLKVLCLSNCDDLKYLSNELRLLDWTGYPLRYLPSSFQPGNLVALLLPYSHIQQLWKGNRHLFNLKIMNLKGSQNLIKTPDFTTATNLEILILEGCTKLVDVHLSIGVLKSLKLLNLRDCKSLRTLPTKIGMESLEALILSGCSSLVRFPEIDGKMERLKTLDLSGCYRVENLSENLQQAKFLEELDLSETAITEPPSFIFQFKNLKVLSFNGLKGSSCKLLPNFPFLFKVIQGRRTNPMARMLPLLSGLSSLRELQLRDCNLCEGDIPRDISGLSCLEKLDLSGNNFISIPASLTRLSKLEDLILSNCNMCTFGEADTHSDISGLSSLNYLDLSDNNFISIPASLTRLSNLSNLILSNCNIRTSGEADTHGDISGLSSLGYLDLTGCKMLKSLPELPTRILIVIIDGCSSLEVVASPSKVVRNLVGGVSISATNCFKLAEKINALALLKEHIKAVQYPRGEFDTSHFFHIKMPGGEIPEWFSQQKSDSSIKIPLPINQLLKDSQCIGVACCCIFVNNDASRYNESIGCGVNIYCRNSEQASCNGSIFRGRNYELVNWSGWELGEPVMKDHLLLRYWSRNLWKTRCLDTKCDELEVSFRKSSVKVKKCGVRMVYEKDLEEMKELQCDTTQSSPNFEHIHQHSAQNHGSVGSTSHIKRKRNIYEEMEEEEP; from the exons CGCCAGAACTCTTTAAAGCAATTCAGCAATCATGGTGCTCGGTAATCGTTTTTTCACAAACTTATGCCTTTTCAAGTTGGTGCTTGGAGGAGCTTGCTGAGATTGTTAAACAACATAACAACGACGGCCATAAAGTGTTTCCAATTTTTTACGATGTTGATCCATCtgatttaagaaaacaaaaagggaaAGTGGAAGAAGCCTTTGCCAGACATGAAGAGAGATACAAAGAAGAAAGTGAGAAGATCCAAAGATGGCGAAATGCTTTAATTCAAGTAGCTGCAGTCAAGGGATGGCATTTAAATAACAG gCATGAATCTGAATTTATTGGAGACATTGTTAAGAAGATATCAGCAAAACTATGTCAGACATATCCAGTTACTCATAGCGACTTGGTTGGTATTAGTGAACGCTTGGAGGATTTGTATTTGAAAATAAACATTGGGGAAGATGATGTCCGCGTTTTAGGAATTTGCGGAATGGGTGGCATCGGTAAAACGACACTCGCAAGAGTTGCTTACACTCAAATGTCACCTCATTTTGAAGGTAAAAGCTTTATTGCTGATATTCGAGAAGTTTCAGACAAATGCGGACTAGTTTCTTTACAGAAACAACTTCTTTCACAGATCTTTCATGGTGAATGCTTCAACTTTTTCGATGTTCATGAAGGAAGTGACATAATTAGCCATAGGTTGTCTCACAAAAAGGTTCTTGTTGTTCTTGATAATGTTGATAACATACAACACTTAAAATGCTTGGTTGGAAGGCACGATTGGTTCGGATTAGGAAGTAGAATCGTTGTAACAACAAGAGAAGAACATTTGCTTCGGTCTTGGCCAGTTGATGATATGTATGAGCCCACAACATTGAATCCCAAAGATGCGCTTCAACTTTTCAGTCTGAAAGCTTTTCATAGTGATACAGTGCAGAAAGATGATTTCATTGAGCTTTCTGAACATGTTGTAAATTATGCTGGCGGACTCCCTTTAGCTCTTGAAGTTTTGGGTTCCTTTTTGTGCGGTAGAGATGCGACTCAATGGAGAAGTGCGATTGAAAGACTTAAAAGAGATTCTAATAAAGAAATTCTCGATAAACTTCGAATCAGTTTTGATGGACTGGAAGAAAAGGAGAagaatatatttttagatatagcATGCTTCTTCAATGGGGAGGAGAAAGATTTTGTGATCAAAGTATTAGATGGTTGTGAGTTTTTTCCTGATATCGGAATTGATGTTCTCGTTAAAAAATCTCTCCTAAAAGTCGATGAACACAACAAATATTTGAAGATGCATGACTTGTTGCAAGAAATGGGAAGAACAATTGTTAAAGAAAAATGTGTTGATGAACCTGGAAAGCGTTGCAGATTGTGGGAGGAAAGGGACGTCCATCATGTCTTAACAAAAAACACT gCTACAAAAATGATTGAAGGCATAATTATCGATAATAAAAG GGAATCAAACAAGACACTCAATTTGAGTGTGGATACCTTCTTGAAGATGAAAAAACTGAGATTGCTCAAAGTGCTTTGTCTTTCAAATTGTGATGAtctcaaatatctttctaatgAACTACGACTTTTAGATTGGACAGGATACCCTTTAAGATACTTGCCTTCAAGCTTTCAACCGGGCAACCTTGTTGCACTTCTTTTACCATATAGTCACATTCAACAACTATGGAAGGGAAATAGA CACTTGTTTAACTTGAAAATAATGAACCTCAAAGGGTCTCAAAACCTGATCAAGACACCAGACTTCACAACAGCAACaaatcttgaaattttgattttggaaggTTGTACCAAATTAGTGGATGTTCATCTATCAATCGGGGTGCTTAAGAGCCTTAaacttttgaatttaagagaTTGCAAAAGTCTTAGGACCCTTCCAACCAAAATTGGAATGGAATCTCTAGAAGCATTAATTCTTTCGGGTTGCTCAAGTCTTGTAAGGTTTCCGGAGATTGATGGGAAAATGGAACGTCTAAAAACTCTAGATCTTTCCGGTTGTTATAGAGTGGAAAATTTATCGGAGAATTTGCAGCAAGCAAAGTTTTTGGAAGAGCTCGACTTGAGTGAAACAGCCATAACAGAACCACCATccttcatttttcaatttaaaaatcttaaagttCTGTCTTTCAATGGGCTCAAGGGATCATCATGTAAGTTACTaccaaattttccttttcttttcaaggTAATCCAAGGAAGAAGGACGAATCCCATGGCTCGGATGTTGCCTTTGTTGTCAGGTTTGAGTTCGTTAAGAGAACTACAACTAAGGGACTGCAATCTTTGTGAAGGAGATATTCCACGTGATATTTCTGGTCTATCCTGTTTGGAAAAACTTGATCTCAGTGGTAACAATTTCATCAGCATACCTGCATCTCTTACTCGACTCTCGAAGCTTGAAGATCTGATATTGTCAAATTGTAACATGTGCACTTTTGGTGAAGCAGATACTCATAGTGATATTTCTGGTCTATCCTCTTTGAATTATCTTGATCTTAGTGATAACAATTTCATCAGCATACCTGCATCTCTTACTCGACTCTCGAATCTTTCAAATCTTATATTGTCAAATTGCAACATTCGCACTTCTGGTGAAGCAGATACTCATGGTGATATTTCTGGTCTATCCTCTTTGGGTTATCTTGATCTTACTG GTTGCAAGATGCTTAAATCGTTGCCTGAGCTACCAACACGTATATTAATTGTGATAATAGATGGTTGTTCTTCACTTGAAGTAGTTGCAAGTCCATCAAAAGTAGTACGCAATTTAGTGGGTGGTGTTTCCATTTCTGCCACTAACTGCTTCAAATTGGCTGAGAAAATCAATGCATTAGCACTGCTGAAAGAACATATTAAG GCGGTTCAATATCCAAGAGGTGAGTTTGATACAAGTCACTTCTTTCATATTAAGATGCCCGGAGGTGAAATTCCAGAATGGTTTAGCCAACAAAAAAGTGACTCTTCAATTAAGATACCCCTACCTATCAACCAGCTTTTGAAAGATAGTCAATGCATTGGAGTTGCTTGTTGCTGCATTTTTGTCAATAATGATGCTTCAAGATATAACGAGTCTATCGGTTGTGGAGTAAATATCTATTGTAGAAATTCTGAACAAGCCAGCTGTAATGGATCTATTTTTCGAGGTAGAAATTATGAACTGGTTAATTGGAGTGGCTGGGAGCTGGGTGAACCAGTAATGAAAGATCACCTTTTACTTCGTTATTGGTCGCGTAATTTATGGAAAACACGTTGCTTAGATACAAAATGCGATGAGCTTGAGGTGTCTTTCAGGAAAAGCAGTGTTAAGGTGAAGAAGTGTGGTGTTAGAATGGTGTATGAGAAAGATTTGGAAGAAATGAAAGAGTTGCAGTGCGATACCACTCAATCTTCTCCAAATTTTGAGCACATCCACCAACACTCTGCACAAAACCATGGATCAGTAGGTAGCACTTCTCACATAAAACGGAAACGTAATATCTATGAGGAAATGGAGGAAGAAGAGCCGTAA
- the LOC121223295 gene encoding chromo domain protein LHP1-like, with product MTVTAKRVKDDNSANGSKKIDETKHENDYDTKLSELNGALSSEGGNKDKLAIRFQEGRAAEGDGPVNGLPKVDRGESVQSDRRTEAKRRKSGSVKRFKQDPASSGPNLTQNATNVHVGYAITDAEMEIVNLGLAADSSSHRSPIDNSLSVPVITKILKPIWWKRGYGDNQYLQANNPLLKIEQDKQELSFSSSKHLKKFGDGIRFSCKAIIMAKPAGGPARRDK from the exons atgaCAGTGACAGCTAAAAGAGTTAAGGATGACAATTCTGCTAACGGTTCAAAGAAAATTGACGAGacaaagcatgaaaatgattatGATACCAAACTCAGTGAGCTAAACGGTGCATTATCTTCTGAAGGGGGCAATAAAGATAAGCTTGCAATTCGGTTTCAAGAAGGCAGAGCTGCTGAAGGTGATGGACCTGTAAATGGGTTACCAAAGGTTGACCGTGGGGAATCAGTTCAGAGTGATCGTCGCACGGAAGCTAAAAGGAGGAAGTCTGGTTCTGTTAAGAGGTTTAAACAGGATCCAGCCTCTTCTGGACCTAATTTGACTCAAAATGCTACAAATGTCCATGTTGGATATGCAATTACAGATGCAGAGATGGAAATCGTAAATCTTGGTTTAGCAGCAGACAGTTCGAGCCATAGGTCCCCGATTGATAATTCTTTAAGTGTACCTGTCATAACCAAGATCCTCAAGCCT ATCTGGTGGAAAAGAGGTTATGGGGACAACCAATATCTTCAAGCTAATAATCCACTGCTG AAGATAGAGCAGGATAAGCAAGAGCTCTCATTTTCAAGTTCCAAGCACTTAAAAAAGTTTGGTGATGGGATTAGGTTCTCATGCAAAGCT ATTATAATGGCGAAACCAGCTGGAGGTCCAGCGAGGAGAGATAAATGA
- the LOC107962686 gene encoding 4-hydroxy-tetrahydrodipicolinate reductase 2, chloroplastic — MLHSRLQLISKEIHIHYSSKMASLLKASSNVLQSEKLPFLSRSKTIQGVVPKKITFRLVPIALSLSTSIGTVERDLRSNSSDIAIPIMENGCTGKMGKSVIQAADSAGLYVVPVSFDAEKKSGQTVEVCGKKILVHGPSDRESILASVFQEYPNLIVVDYTVPATINDNAELYGKVGVPFVMGTTGGDRDRLYKTVEESKVYAVISPQMGKQVVAFLAAMEIMAEQFPGAFSGYSLQVMESHQAGKLDTSGTAKAIISCFQKLGVSFDMDQIQMLRDPKQQIEMVGVPEEHLSGHAFHLYHLTSPDQTVSFEFQHNVFGRSIYAEGTVDAILFLAKKVKSKADKRIYNMIDVL; from the exons AT GCTCCACTCAAGGCTTCAATTAATTTCAAAGGAAATCCATATTCATTACAG TTCAAAAATGGCTTCCCTCCTTAAGGCCTCTTCCAACGTACTTCAGTCCGAGAAGCTACCTTTCTTATCCAGAAGCAAGACAATACAAGGTGTTGTTCCAAAGAAAATAACATTTCGTTTGGTTCCTATCGCATTATCCTTGTCTACGTCGATTGGAACTGTTGAACGTGACCTGAGATCTAATTCTTCAGACATTGCCATCCCAATCATG GAAAATGGTTGTACCGGAAAAATGGGAAAGTCTGTTATCCAAGCAGCAGATTCTGCTGGCCTTTACGTTGTTCCTGTGTCTTTTGATGCAGAGAAGAAGTCTGGACAGACTGTTGAAGTATGCGGGAAAAAGATTCTTGTGCATGGTCCGTCTGATAGAGAAAGCATCCTTGCTTCTGTCTTTCAGGAGTATCCAAACCTGATTGTGGTAGACTACACCGTGCCTGCCACAATTAATG ATAATGCTGAGCTCTATGGCAAAGTTGGAGTACCTTTTGTTATGGGCACCACTGGTGGAGACAGGGATCGACTCTATAAGACTGTTGAAGAGTCAAAGGTTTATGCTGTGATCTCGCCACAAATGGGGAAACAG GTTGTTGCATTTCTTGCAGCGATGGAGATCATGGCTGAGCAGTTTCCTGGAGCCTTCTCTGGATATTCCCTACAG GTAATGGAGTCCCATCAAGCAGGCAAATTGGACACTTCTGGTACTGCTAAGGCTATTATTTCTTGCTTTCAGAAATTGGGGGTGTCATTTGACATGGATCAG aTACAAATGCTCCGGGATCCCAAGCAGCAGATTGAGATGGTGGGGGTACCAGAAGAACATCTGTCTGGTCATGCCTTCCATTTGTATCATCTAACATCACCTGATCAAAC AGTGTCGTTTGAGTTTCAGCATAATGTTTTCGGCAGATCGATATATGCAGAGGGAACTGTTGATGCTATACTTTTCCTTGCTAAGAAG GTTAAGTCGAAGGCAGACAAGCGTATATATAATATGATTGACGTATTGTGA
- the LOC107963334 gene encoding chromo domain-containing protein LHP1: MKGGRKRVSQSEGGGRGGSVKEKKKGGTEEEIVETGGLGEKKEEEEEQEEEEDDDDEDDEEEEEEEEEEGKEEENGERKEDERTKLDDGFFEIEAIRRKRVRKGQLQYLIKWRGWPETANTWEPLENLQSCSDVIDAFEESLRSGKHSRKRKRKYGGPHTQSKKKQPCSSGSTYNVTGLELGGVDKTPLVPFDNTGIADLSASSTVIVLAREGERNGNSSNVRRAKRVKDNSSANGSKKIDETKDENDYDTKLSELKGALSSKGGNTDKLAIRFQEGKASEGDGPVNGLQKVDLGESVQSDRRTGAKRRKSGSVKRFTQDPASSGPNLTQNATNVHVGYAITDAEMEIVNLGLAADGSSHRSPIDNSLNVPVITKILKPVGFSASVSANTQDVSVTFLALRSDGKEVMVDNQYLKANNPLLLISFYEQHLKYSPPS, encoded by the exons ATGAAAGGAGGAAGGAAAAGGGTGTCTCAGAGTGAAGGAGGAGGAAGAGGGGGTAGtgtgaaagagaagaaaaagggaGGGACTGAAGAGGAAATAGTTGAAACTGGAGGACTTGGggagaaaaaggaagaagaagaggagcaagaggaggaagaagatgatgatgatgaggatgatgaagaagaagaggaagaggaagaagaagaaggaaaagaagaagaaaatggggAAAGGAAAGAAGATGAAAGAACTAAGCTTGATGATGGGTTCTTTGAGATTGAAGCTATTCGTCGTAAAAGGGTTCGAAAG GGTCAGCTTCAATATCTCATCAAATG GCGTGGATGGCCGGAAACTGCAAATACATGGGAGCCATTGGAGAATCTACAGTCTTGTTCTGACGTAATTGATGCATTTGAGGAAAG CTTGCGTTCAGGGAAGCATAGTCGAAAGCGAAAACGCAAGTATGGTGGTCCTCATACACAGTCCAAGAAGAAGCAGCCTTGTTCTTCTGGTTCTACATATAATGTGACTGGTCTTGAACTTGGTGGTGTTGATAAGACTCCCTTGGTTCCCTTTGACAATACCGGTATTGCTGATCTTTCTGCTTCAAGTACAGTTATAGTGTTGGCACGAGAAGGAGAGCGTAATGGAAATAGCAGCAATGTCAGAAGAGCTAAAAGAGTTAAGGATAACAGTTCTGCAAACGGTTCAAAGAAAATTGACGAGACAAAGGATGAAAATGATTATGATACCAAGCTTAGTGAGCTAAAAGGTGCATTGTCTTCTAAAGGGGGCAATACAGATAAGCTTGCAATTCGGTTTCAAGAAGGCAAAGCTTCTGAAGGTGATGGACCTGTAAATGGGTTACAAAAGGTTGATCTTGGGGAATCAGTTCAGAGTGATCGACGCACGGGAGCTAAAAGGAGGAAGTCTGGTTCTGTTAAGAGGTTTACACAGGATCCAGCCTCATCTGGACCTAATTTGACTCAAAATGCTACAAATGTCCATGTTGGCTATGCAATTACAGATGCAGAGATGGAAATCGTAAATCTTGGTTTAGCAGCAGACGGTTCGAGTCATAGGTCCCCAATTGATAATTCTTTAAATGTACCTGTCATAACCAAGATCCTCAAGCCTGTAGGATTTTCGGCTTCTGTATCAGCTAACACTCAAGATGTATCAGTAACCTTCTTGGCACTCAG GTCCGATGGAAAAGAGGTTATGGTGGACAACCAATATCTTAAAGCTAACAATCCACTGCTG TTAATCAGCTTCTATGAGCAACATCTTAAGTATAGCCCTCCATCTTAA